ACGACCTTCTCGGCGCGGGTGCTGCGCAAGTATTGGAAGCGCAGCGCGGAAGCGTATGCCGACCTGGGCGCCTTCCAGGTCGAGGTGCTCAGCCACGTGCGCACGCTCAAGTCGCTGGCGCTGGAGCACTACGTCTACCAGCGCGCCGAGCGGCAGATGCAGGACGCCCTGCAGGTGCAGCTTAAGGCCGGGGCCTACGGCCAGGTCTTCGGGATGCTGAACGGGGTGATCCGCGCGCTAGGCACGGCGGTGTTCACCTGGTACGCGTGGCGCCTCATCCTCCAGCAGGAGATGACGCTGGGCGACTACATCGCCTTCACGGCGTACATGGGCTACCTGTACACCCCGCTCACGCAGCTCACCACGCTCTTCTCGGACTTCCAGCAGAGCGCGGTGAGCCTGGGCCGCATGTTCGAGTACCTGGACCTGCCGGTGGAGCAGGACCCGGCGCAGGCGTACCTGCCCCCGGAGCCAGTGCGCCACGTGGTGCGCGGCGACGTGCGTGTGCGCGACGTGAGCTTCGGCTACTCGCCCGAGAAGCGGGTGCTCCACGAGATGAACCTGCACTTCCAGAGCGGCACCATCACCGCGGTGGTGGGCCCCAGCGGCGCCGGCAAGTCGTCGCTGCTGCGGCTGCTCACGCGCATGGAGGAGCCCACGGGCGGGCAGATCTTCATGGACGGCGTGCCACTCACGGAGATGTCGATCCCGGACCTGCGCCGCCAGATGTCGGTGGTGTGGCAGGAGTTCTCGCTCATGCAGGGCACCATCTGGGACAACCTGACGCTGGGCGCCGACGACCCCTCGCAGCAGCGGGTGGACGACGCCGTGCGCCTGTGCCGGCTGGAGCCGCTGATCGCCAGCATGCCCAACGGCTACCGCACCTCGGTGGCCGAGTGGGGCGCGACGCTCTCCGGCGGGCAGCGGCAGCGGATGGCGATCGCGCGGGCGCTGGTCCGCGACACGCCCATCCTGCTGCTCGACGAGGCCACCAGCAACGTGGACATGCAGACCGAGACCGAGATCCTGCGCGACCTGTTCGGGCGGCTGGAGGGCAAGACGGTGATCTTCGTG
This DNA window, taken from Longimicrobiaceae bacterium, encodes the following:
- a CDS encoding peptidase domain-containing ABC transporter — encoded protein: MPPTPAEIPPLREAFQQFVRLLHLIREYWAPLAKGMALGLVLGVFGMITPYLSKLLIDQVYPSRNITLMQVLVGGILAISISTSLMGAIRGYFTTYTTSMLTSATGLLFFNHLQHLTVRFYDEHRVGEIMSRFADVRNSLASVSKVFETIFVNGAYLLLVPPFLFLLQWKLAIVSLVTIPLTVLVTTFSARVLRKYWKRSAEAYADLGAFQVEVLSHVRTLKSLALEHYVYQRAERQMQDALQVQLKAGAYGQVFGMLNGVIRALGTAVFTWYAWRLILQQEMTLGDYIAFTAYMGYLYTPLTQLTTLFSDFQQSAVSLGRMFEYLDLPVEQDPAQAYLPPEPVRHVVRGDVRVRDVSFGYSPEKRVLHEMNLHFQSGTITAVVGPSGAGKSSLLRLLTRMEEPTGGQIFMDGVPLTEMSIPDLRRQMSVVWQEFSLMQGTIWDNLTLGADDPSQQRVDDAVRLCRLEPLIASMPNGYRTSVAEWGATLSGGQRQRMAIARALVRDTPILLLDEATSNVDMQTETEILRDLFGRLEGKTVIFVTHRVGTAALADQICVIEAGHVVGTGTHGELMRDNETYRLLHGGGGPIEESRRLRAVPQKP